The following proteins come from a genomic window of bacterium:
- a CDS encoding diguanylate cyclase → MSEKEKLSENSAEPTTGEGALLKPRVLLVEDNPAVRNMILDFLGKRDYEIFEASNGLEGLQIATTEKPDVILADIIMPEMDGFELISRVREQPGTMLIPIIVMTAVNNLETKINVFKAGGDGLLIKPFDLQELQVRIERAIQVSRNFMKLTYVDSLTGVYNRRFFDDRLPTEVNRTRRYQQPLALVMFDIDHFKKFNDTYGHRAGDFVLSSLAQHVKKSLRTQDIVCRYGGEEFTVIMPMTRGEDAAMVMSRIRADLNERFFYSPYDKQDFNIRISVGISRHPEDGMEADAIMRTADEALYEAKETGRNKVVLYNPASNIFKDRISKLKF, encoded by the coding sequence ATGAGCGAAAAAGAAAAGCTTTCTGAAAATTCTGCCGAACCGACCACCGGTGAAGGCGCTTTATTAAAACCACGTGTTTTGCTCGTGGAGGATAATCCCGCCGTACGAAATATGATCCTGGATTTTCTTGGGAAAAGGGACTATGAGATTTTTGAAGCATCTAACGGCTTGGAAGGTCTGCAGATCGCCACGACAGAAAAACCGGATGTTATCCTGGCCGATATTATCATGCCCGAGATGGATGGATTTGAACTGATAAGCCGTGTGCGGGAACAACCCGGAACGATGTTGATCCCGATCATAGTCATGACCGCGGTGAACAATCTTGAAACTAAGATTAACGTATTCAAGGCCGGCGGAGACGGGTTGCTGATCAAACCTTTTGATTTGCAGGAGCTGCAAGTAAGGATAGAGCGCGCGATCCAGGTTTCGCGTAATTTCATGAAACTGACCTACGTGGATTCACTGACCGGCGTGTATAACCGGCGTTTTTTTGACGACCGTCTGCCGACGGAAGTTAACCGCACAAGGCGTTACCAGCAACCCCTGGCGCTGGTCATGTTTGACATCGATCATTTTAAAAAGTTCAACGACACGTACGGGCATCGTGCAGGAGATTTTGTTCTGTCATCACTGGCCCAGCACGTTAAAAAATCATTACGAACGCAGGACATCGTGTGCCGTTACGGCGGTGAGGAATTTACAGTTATCATGCCAATGACGCGCGGAGAAGATGCCGCAATGGTCATGAGCCGTATTCGTGCAGATTTGAATGAGCGCTTTTTTTATTCGCCGTACGATAAACAGGATTTTAATATACGTATCAGCGTCGGAATTTCAAGGCATCCGGAAGACGGCATGGAAGCCGATGCCATCATGCGCACCGCCGACGAAGCGCTGTACGAAGCAAAAGAAACAGGACGGAACAAGGTCGTACTCTACAATCCGGCTTCCAATATTTTCAAAGACCGTATCAGTAAATTAAAATTCTAA
- a CDS encoding 6-carboxytetrahydropterin synthase QueD, giving the protein MYLLELVETFSAAHALRNYPGVCARIHGHNWEIKIGLRCETTDENGMTVDYAV; this is encoded by the coding sequence ATGTACCTGTTAGAACTTGTCGAAACTTTCTCCGCCGCGCATGCTTTACGAAATTATCCGGGAGTCTGTGCGCGTATTCACGGCCATAATTGGGAAATAAAAATCGGATTGCGATGCGAAACGACGGATGAAAACGGTATGACCGTAGATTATGCGGTAC